A single window of Halotalea alkalilenta DNA harbors:
- a CDS encoding LysR family transcriptional regulator, translated as MKQTLRVHNAAIHYFDMVRRCGSIREAARRLNVASSAVSRQIIKLEDEIQAPLFERLPSGLRLTTAGEIFARHVMVVMQDTERTRSELGALRGLRSGHVRLAIVEGLISDLMPTVIERMRERYPNISTDIAILGSQQIPEALAKGQADLGVAFSLKRHADLRQLAIAHFELGAIMRPDHPLARHTELNLVTCSQYPMILPTPELSLYQLVAPLFSGQERPTNGVARVSSVELAKQMAKRGVGIAFQTRIGILEELEKETLAFVPVRLGGPIYSDLGVYARNGRFLPVAADAYARALNEEIIARGQGDRRQW; from the coding sequence ATGAAGCAGACCCTGCGCGTGCACAATGCCGCGATCCACTACTTCGACATGGTCCGCCGCTGCGGCTCGATCCGCGAGGCAGCGCGACGGCTCAACGTCGCCTCCTCGGCGGTCAGCCGGCAGATCATCAAGCTCGAGGACGAAATCCAGGCGCCGCTGTTCGAACGCCTGCCGAGCGGACTCAGGCTGACCACCGCTGGCGAGATCTTCGCCCGCCACGTGATGGTAGTGATGCAAGACACCGAGCGTACCCGCTCGGAGCTCGGCGCGCTGCGAGGCCTGCGCAGCGGCCATGTGCGGCTGGCGATCGTCGAAGGACTGATCAGCGACCTGATGCCGACGGTGATCGAGCGCATGCGCGAGCGCTACCCGAACATCTCGACCGATATCGCGATCCTCGGCTCCCAGCAGATTCCCGAGGCGCTGGCCAAGGGCCAGGCCGATCTGGGCGTCGCTTTCTCGCTCAAGCGCCATGCCGATCTGCGCCAGCTGGCCATCGCCCATTTCGAGCTCGGCGCGATCATGCGCCCGGACCATCCGCTCGCCCGCCACACCGAGCTCAACCTGGTCACCTGCAGCCAGTATCCGATGATCCTGCCCACCCCGGAGCTGTCGCTCTACCAGCTGGTCGCTCCCTTGTTCAGCGGCCAGGAGCGGCCAACCAACGGCGTCGCCCGGGTCAGCTCGGTGGAGCTCGCCAAGCAAATGGCCAAGCGCGGGGTCGGCATCGCCTTCCAGACCCGGATCGGCATCCTCGAGGAGCTCGAGAAAGAGACGCTCGCCTTCGTTCCCGTGCGTCTCGGCGGGCCGATCTACAGCGACCTCGGCGTCTACGCCCGCAACGGCCGCTTCCTCCCCGTCGCCGCCGACGCCTACGCTCGAGCGCTCAACGAGGAGATCATCGCCCGCGGCCAGGGCGACCGCCGGCAGTGGTGA
- a CDS encoding nucleoside deaminase, translated as MSANHPTPGEVTLSPVDAEWLRHAIELSHTARQRGNRPFGAVIVSRQGEVLARAWNNTFETRDCTGHAETTAVRLASPRFSRETLGEATLYSSAEPCVMCAGAIFWANLQRVVYGIDAVSLRRFRGERLDQRDVELSCHDVFDASPGMIECIGPALIGEAAAVHEGVWQA; from the coding sequence ATGTCCGCCAACCATCCAACGCCCGGCGAAGTCACACTCTCACCGGTCGACGCCGAGTGGCTGCGCCACGCCATCGAGCTCTCGCACACCGCCCGCCAGCGCGGCAACCGTCCGTTCGGCGCGGTGATCGTGTCGCGGCAAGGGGAGGTGCTAGCCCGCGCCTGGAACAATACCTTCGAAACGCGTGACTGCACCGGCCATGCCGAGACCACGGCGGTACGCCTGGCCTCGCCGCGCTTCAGTCGCGAGACCCTCGGCGAGGCGACGCTCTACTCTTCAGCCGAGCCCTGCGTGATGTGCGCCGGGGCGATCTTCTGGGCCAACCTCCAGCGGGTGGTCTATGGCATCGATGCAGTCAGCCTGCGGCGTTTTCGCGGTGAGCGGCTCGACCAGCGGGACGTCGAGTTGTCCTGCCATGACGTGTTCGACGCATCTCCCGGGATGATCGAGTGCATCGGCCCCGCGCTGATCGGGGAGGCCGCCGCGGTGCATGAGGGCGTATGGCAGGCGTGA
- a CDS encoding ABC transporter substrate-binding protein has translation MPKRTAGAALLGVILAGVVFPAQAQNATLRLELGWLPSGDKAYVYTAVAQGFYAQEGLEVEINSSRGSNDALTKLAAGSADVALLGMPALMAARVENQLPVKAIMSVHTLQPDALFTYSGSGIDSLAATVGKRVGTSAFTSSNTLWPVMLEHNGVTPDQVTLVKVDPGTLGPMLARGQLDAIINWVPDAPRVALLLEQTGRELIALPWSDAGLDGYGQVVAAPEALIESHPEQLEGFVRATLRGLEYANAHPDQAAQALVAAVQEADAEVIEAEYRAAIGLIDSPIAQRDGLGALSPAMLAANWRWVSASMDYSTDRLDPDSVVDRRFLANDAPPVQE, from the coding sequence ATGCCAAAAAGGACCGCCGGCGCCGCGCTGCTGGGGGTCATCCTCGCGGGGGTGGTGTTTCCTGCCCAGGCGCAGAATGCCACGCTGCGCCTCGAGCTCGGCTGGCTGCCGAGTGGCGACAAGGCCTACGTCTATACCGCCGTGGCCCAGGGTTTCTACGCTCAAGAGGGGCTCGAGGTCGAGATCAATTCCAGTCGCGGCTCGAATGACGCGCTCACCAAGCTGGCCGCCGGCAGCGCCGATGTCGCCCTGCTGGGGATGCCGGCGCTGATGGCCGCCCGGGTCGAGAACCAGCTGCCGGTCAAGGCGATCATGTCGGTGCATACCCTGCAGCCGGATGCGCTCTTCACCTATTCGGGCAGCGGTATCGACTCGCTGGCGGCGACCGTCGGCAAGCGGGTAGGGACCTCTGCGTTCACCTCTTCCAACACCCTCTGGCCAGTGATGCTCGAGCACAACGGCGTCACCCCCGACCAGGTCACTCTGGTCAAGGTCGACCCCGGCACGCTGGGGCCGATGCTGGCGCGCGGTCAGCTCGATGCGATCATCAACTGGGTACCGGACGCGCCCAGGGTCGCCCTGCTGCTCGAGCAGACCGGCCGCGAGCTGATCGCTCTGCCTTGGAGCGACGCGGGGCTCGACGGCTATGGGCAGGTGGTCGCCGCGCCCGAGGCGTTGATCGAAAGCCACCCCGAGCAGCTCGAAGGCTTCGTGCGCGCCACCTTGCGCGGGCTGGAATACGCCAACGCCCATCCCGACCAGGCGGCCCAAGCGCTGGTCGCGGCGGTGCAGGAGGCGGATGCCGAGGTGATCGAGGCCGAGTACCGAGCGGCGATCGGGCTGATCGACTCCCCCATCGCCCAGCGCGACGGGCTGGGCGCACTCAGTCCCGCGATGCTCGCTGCCAACTGGCGCTGGGTCAGCGCCTCGATGGACTACTCAACCGACCGGCTCGATCCAGACAGCGTCGTCGACCGGCGCTTTCTGGCGAATGATGCCCCACCTGTGCAGGAGTGA
- a CDS encoding AbrB family transcriptional regulator, whose amino-acid sequence MATRFDLSRLPIPLRWLLLIALSALVGQTLDALSMPAGQFIGPMVVAIVLAILGISLRLPRLWFKLGQGAIGMLISQTLSIAVLTTIVGHWPLMVAATALTLAFSYLVGVVSVRYGGMPGTTAAWGTTPGAAAAMVAMAEENDADPRIVAAMQYVRVICVVLIGALVGHVFSAGEGSAVKESVYSFELFPVAASLAVLVVGSLIGQRLLPAGALLGPVLLATPLHLLGLVEINLPAPLLAIAYAAIGCYVGLRFDRPTVRYVMRSLPWMVFASLLLIALCAFSAWLVLHFIATDYLSLYLATSPGGLDSMTIIAIDTQADVGLVAALQVMRLFAVILIGRWMASSIARFAIDER is encoded by the coding sequence TTGGCGACCCGCTTCGATCTATCCCGTCTTCCGATCCCCTTGCGCTGGCTACTCCTCATCGCGCTGAGCGCGCTGGTTGGTCAAACCCTCGACGCCCTGAGCATGCCTGCCGGACAGTTCATCGGTCCGATGGTGGTGGCGATCGTGCTCGCGATCCTCGGTATTTCGCTTCGCCTGCCGCGGCTGTGGTTCAAGCTCGGCCAGGGAGCGATCGGCATGCTGATCAGCCAGACGCTGAGCATCGCCGTGCTCACCACCATCGTCGGCCACTGGCCGCTGATGGTGGCCGCCACCGCGCTGACCTTGGCGTTCAGCTACCTGGTCGGCGTCGTCAGCGTACGCTACGGCGGGATGCCCGGTACCACGGCCGCCTGGGGCACCACCCCTGGGGCGGCGGCAGCGATGGTGGCGATGGCGGAGGAAAACGACGCAGACCCGCGCATCGTCGCCGCGATGCAGTACGTGCGGGTCATCTGCGTAGTGTTGATCGGTGCGCTGGTCGGTCACGTCTTCAGCGCAGGCGAAGGCAGTGCCGTCAAGGAGAGCGTCTACAGCTTCGAGCTGTTTCCCGTCGCCGCCTCGCTGGCGGTGCTGGTGGTCGGTTCGCTGATCGGCCAGCGGCTGCTGCCGGCGGGCGCACTGCTGGGGCCTGTGCTGCTGGCCACTCCATTGCATCTGCTCGGACTGGTGGAGATCAATTTGCCTGCCCCGCTGCTCGCGATCGCCTACGCCGCGATCGGCTGCTACGTCGGCCTGCGCTTCGACCGCCCGACGGTGCGCTACGTGATGCGCTCGCTGCCCTGGATGGTCTTCGCCTCGCTGCTGCTGATCGCGCTCTGTGCCTTCTCGGCCTGGCTGGTGCTGCATTTCATCGCCACCGACTACCTGAGCCTCTATCTCGCCACCAGCCCCGGCGGACTGGACTCGATGACGATCATCGCCATCGACACCCAGGCGGATGTCGGCCTGGTCGCGGCGCTACAGGTGATGCGGCTGTTCGCGGTGATCCTGATCGGGCGCTGGATGGCGAGCTCGATCGCCCGCTTCGCCATCGATGAGCGCTAG
- a CDS encoding SLC13 family permease translates to MSAELIWVLALLGFTVVLFVSDRVRMDVIALLAIVALAASGTLSVEEALAGFSDPSVVLIAAMFVIGEGLVRSGIAHRLGGLLVRGAGQSETRLLILLMPCVVLLGAVMSSTGVVAIFVPVVLSVAARIKTAPSRLMMPLSFAGLISGMTTLVATAPNLVVNSELQRAGLDGFGFFSITPLGVVVLLVGVGYMLVARRWLAGDGGLVAGPLGNRSTLNQLIQRYRLSGRAWRLRLRSDSPMIGRPLDTLALRERFGINAIGIERKRRLRRVIVAVFPGLELRERDTLLVDAADEDHVRAFCTECGLEPRILRGDYFSDRVEEIGMAEITPLPDSEKLGRSLRELAFRSTTGLSVVSIQRNGEVLVGSLIDEPIRNGDVLLVAGEWRRISRLQRDSRDFVVFGLPAEIDDVAPSRRKAPLALLSLALTIALMVSNAVPNAIAALIGCLLMAASRCIDAQSAYRSIHWPSLILIVGMMPFAIALQKTGGVALMVELLVETVGGLGPRTILAGLFALTAVIGLFISNTATAVLMAPIAIALAERLDASPYPFAMIVTLAASAAFMTPVSSPVNTLVVAPGGYRFVDFVKIGVPFTLIVMAIGVALVPWLFPF, encoded by the coding sequence ATGAGCGCGGAGCTGATCTGGGTACTGGCGCTGCTCGGCTTCACCGTCGTGCTGTTCGTCAGCGACCGAGTGCGCATGGATGTGATCGCGCTGCTGGCGATCGTGGCGCTGGCTGCGAGCGGCACGCTGAGCGTCGAGGAAGCGCTGGCGGGATTCTCCGACCCAAGCGTTGTGCTGATCGCGGCGATGTTCGTGATCGGCGAAGGCCTGGTGCGCAGCGGCATCGCCCATCGGCTGGGGGGGCTATTGGTGCGCGGGGCGGGGCAAAGCGAAACGCGGCTACTGATCCTTTTGATGCCTTGCGTGGTGCTGCTCGGCGCGGTGATGAGCTCGACCGGCGTAGTCGCGATCTTCGTACCCGTGGTGCTCAGCGTCGCCGCGCGCATCAAGACCGCCCCCTCGCGGCTGATGATGCCGCTCAGCTTCGCCGGCCTGATCAGCGGGATGACCACCCTGGTCGCCACCGCGCCCAACCTGGTGGTCAACAGCGAACTGCAGCGCGCGGGGCTCGATGGCTTCGGCTTCTTCTCGATCACTCCGCTGGGCGTTGTGGTGCTGCTGGTGGGGGTCGGCTACATGCTGGTCGCACGCCGCTGGCTGGCGGGCGACGGCGGACTGGTCGCAGGACCATTGGGCAACCGCAGCACGCTGAACCAGCTGATACAGCGCTATCGCCTCAGCGGGCGCGCCTGGCGGCTCAGGCTGCGATCGGACTCGCCGATGATCGGCCGGCCGCTGGACACCCTCGCGCTGCGCGAGCGCTTCGGGATCAACGCGATCGGGATCGAGCGCAAGCGCCGGCTGCGCCGGGTGATCGTCGCCGTGTTCCCGGGCCTTGAGCTGCGCGAGCGCGACACACTGCTGGTCGACGCCGCCGATGAGGACCACGTCCGCGCGTTCTGCACCGAGTGCGGGCTCGAGCCTAGGATCCTGCGCGGCGACTATTTCAGCGATCGGGTCGAGGAGATCGGCATGGCTGAAATCACCCCGCTGCCCGACTCGGAGAAGCTCGGCAGGAGCCTGCGCGAGCTTGCGTTTCGCAGCACCACCGGGCTCAGCGTGGTCAGCATCCAACGAAACGGAGAAGTGCTCGTCGGATCGTTGATCGACGAGCCGATCAGAAACGGCGACGTGCTGCTGGTGGCGGGGGAATGGCGCAGGATCTCGCGGCTGCAGCGCGACTCGCGTGATTTCGTCGTCTTCGGCCTGCCCGCCGAGATCGACGACGTTGCCCCGAGTCGCCGCAAGGCACCGCTCGCGCTGCTGTCGCTGGCGCTCACCATCGCGCTGATGGTTTCAAACGCGGTGCCCAATGCGATCGCCGCGCTGATCGGCTGCCTGCTGATGGCGGCGAGCCGCTGCATCGATGCACAGAGCGCCTACCGTTCGATCCATTGGCCGAGTCTGATCCTGATCGTCGGGATGATGCCGTTCGCGATCGCACTGCAGAAAACCGGCGGGGTGGCGCTGATGGTCGAACTATTGGTCGAGACCGTCGGCGGGCTCGGACCGCGCACCATCCTCGCTGGTCTCTTCGCCCTCACTGCGGTGATCGGACTGTTCATCTCCAACACCGCCACCGCGGTGCTGATGGCACCGATCGCGATCGCCCTCGCCGAGCGCCTCGACGCCTCGCCCTATCCCTTCGCGATGATCGTCACCCTCGCCGCCTCGGCGGCGTTCATGACCCCGGTCTCATCGCCGGTCAACACCCTGGTGGTCGCCCCCGGCGGCTACCGCTTCGTCGACTTCGTCAAGATCGGAGTCCCCTTCACCCTAATCGTGATGGCGATCGGCGTGGCACTGGTGCCCTGGCTGTTCCCGTTTTGA
- the pdxT gene encoding pyridoxal 5'-phosphate synthase glutaminase subunit PdxT, whose amino-acid sequence MRRIGVLALQGAFDAHRRVLTALGVEAPLVRNTRDLEGLDAIVLPGGESTTMLRFLARDGLFEALGEFVAARPALGTCAGLILLAREVEPHQPSLGALDLTVARNAYGRQRDSKVLRGETRLPGGPFEMVFIRAPRITLLGAGVEVLARRGDDPVLVRQGNAIGCAFHPELGGDDRVHRLLIEACESN is encoded by the coding sequence ATGCGACGCATCGGCGTGCTCGCGCTCCAAGGCGCTTTCGATGCCCACCGCCGCGTACTCACGGCCCTGGGCGTCGAGGCGCCGCTGGTGCGCAATACCCGCGACCTCGAAGGGCTCGACGCCATCGTACTGCCCGGCGGCGAGTCGACCACCATGCTGCGGTTTCTCGCCCGTGACGGGCTGTTCGAGGCGCTGGGCGAGTTCGTCGCCGCAAGGCCTGCGCTGGGGACCTGCGCCGGACTGATCCTGCTCGCCCGCGAGGTCGAACCGCACCAGCCGAGCCTCGGCGCGCTCGATCTGACGGTGGCGCGTAACGCCTATGGCCGCCAGCGCGACTCAAAGGTGCTGCGCGGCGAGACTCGCCTGCCCGGCGGGCCGTTCGAGATGGTGTTCATTCGCGCTCCGAGGATCACCCTGCTCGGCGCGGGCGTGGAAGTGCTCGCCCGGCGCGGCGATGATCCGGTGCTGGTACGCCAGGGGAATGCCATCGGCTGTGCCTTCCATCCCGAACTTGGTGGCGACGATCGGGTGCATCGGCTGTTGATCGAGGCCTGTGAGTCGAACTGA
- the pdxS gene encoding pyridoxal 5'-phosphate synthase lyase subunit PdxS, translating into MLPTSPENQQRAERMRLKVGLAEMLKGGVIMDVCNVEQAEIAEAAGACAVMALERVPAQIRAEGGVARMANPRLIKSIMAAVSIPVMAKARIGHFAEAEVLASLGVDFIDESEVLTPADEVHHIDKHGFEIPFVCGARDLGEALRRINEGAAMIRTKGEAGTGDVVHAVKHMRQIMAEIRNLAGMREDELYVAARDHRVPFSLLQQVAAQGRLPVPNFSAGGIATPADAALMRSLGAEAVFVGSGIFMSDGRTFAPREEAEQRARAIVRACTHFDQPEVVAACCEECDGAMKGLAVSTLAERELFQGRGW; encoded by the coding sequence ATGCTTCCGACTTCCCCCGAAAACCAGCAGCGCGCCGAGCGCATGCGACTCAAGGTCGGTCTCGCCGAGATGCTCAAGGGCGGCGTGATCATGGACGTCTGCAACGTCGAACAGGCCGAGATCGCCGAAGCCGCCGGTGCCTGTGCGGTGATGGCGCTGGAGCGGGTGCCGGCGCAGATCCGCGCCGAGGGCGGGGTGGCGCGAATGGCCAATCCGCGGCTGATCAAGTCGATCATGGCGGCGGTGTCGATCCCGGTGATGGCCAAAGCGCGTATCGGCCACTTCGCCGAGGCCGAGGTACTGGCGAGCCTGGGGGTCGATTTCATCGACGAGAGCGAGGTGCTGACCCCGGCCGACGAAGTCCATCACATCGACAAGCACGGCTTCGAGATTCCTTTCGTCTGCGGTGCGCGCGATCTCGGCGAGGCGCTGCGGCGAATCAACGAAGGCGCGGCGATGATCCGCACCAAGGGTGAGGCCGGCACCGGCGACGTGGTCCACGCGGTCAAGCACATGCGCCAGATCATGGCCGAGATCCGAAACCTCGCCGGGATGCGCGAGGACGAGCTCTACGTCGCCGCCCGCGACCACCGGGTGCCGTTCTCGCTGCTTCAGCAAGTCGCCGCCCAAGGCCGGCTGCCGGTGCCGAACTTCTCCGCCGGCGGCATCGCCACCCCCGCGGACGCCGCGCTGATGCGAAGCCTCGGCGCAGAGGCGGTATTCGTAGGCTCAGGCATCTTCATGAGCGACGGGCGCACCTTCGCTCCTCGAGAAGAGGCCGAGCAGCGTGCCCGGGCGATCGTCCGCGCCTGCACCCACTTCGATCAGCCGGAGGTGGTCGCCGCCTGCTGCGAGGAGTGCGATGGCGCGATGAAAGGCCTTGCGGTAAGTACGCTAGCAGAGCGCGAGCTGTTCCAAGGGCGCGGCTGGTGA
- a CDS encoding aminotransferase-like domain-containing protein, whose amino-acid sequence MTSTHRGEPGQTLVARVMAQVRERIEGRSLSAGSRLPSIRAQSESLGVSKSTVVEAYERLVAEGLIEARRGSGFYVGEQLPPLRLSEVGPRLDREIDPVWVTRQSLEAGADMLKPGCGWLPEEWMPEREIRRALRALSRQALAPLTAYGTPQGSPSLRQLLSHRISERGVIAPPERLMLTESGTQAVDLLCRFLLEPGDTVLVDDPCYFSFQAMLRAHRAQVVSVPYTPHGPDLAAFEHCLAEHRPKLYITNAALHNPTGASISFDVAHRLLRLAERFELKIIEDDVFADFESRPSPRLAALDGLERVIHTGSFSKTLSASVRVGYIAARGEWIEGLVDLKLATAFESGHFSAELLHTLLSNGAYRKHMEGLRKRLSDSMGTTLERLRRLGIEPWIEPRGGMFVWCQLPEGLDAGRLAQRALQQQVVLAPGNVFSLSQSAGRFLRFNVAQSQSPKIYHALEEAMEAQSRV is encoded by the coding sequence ATGACTTCGACCCACCGAGGAGAGCCGGGCCAGACGCTGGTGGCCCGGGTAATGGCGCAAGTGCGCGAGCGTATCGAAGGCAGGAGCCTCAGCGCCGGCAGCCGGCTGCCGTCGATCCGGGCCCAGTCCGAATCGCTCGGGGTATCGAAGTCGACCGTGGTCGAGGCCTACGAACGGCTGGTCGCCGAGGGGCTGATCGAAGCGCGGCGCGGCTCCGGGTTCTATGTCGGCGAACAGCTGCCACCGCTACGCCTGAGCGAAGTGGGGCCCAGGCTCGACCGCGAGATCGACCCGGTATGGGTGACGCGTCAATCGCTCGAGGCCGGTGCCGACATGCTCAAGCCGGGCTGCGGCTGGCTACCCGAGGAATGGATGCCCGAGCGTGAGATTCGCCGCGCACTGCGCGCGCTGTCGCGTCAGGCGCTGGCGCCGCTGACCGCCTACGGCACGCCGCAGGGCTCGCCCTCGCTGCGCCAGCTGCTCTCCCACCGGATCAGCGAACGCGGGGTGATCGCCCCACCCGAACGGCTGATGCTGACCGAATCCGGCACCCAGGCGGTGGACCTGCTCTGTCGTTTCCTGCTCGAGCCGGGCGATACCGTACTGGTCGACGACCCCTGCTACTTCAGCTTCCAGGCGATGCTGCGCGCCCACCGCGCCCAAGTGGTCAGCGTGCCCTATACCCCCCATGGTCCGGATCTGGCCGCATTCGAGCACTGCTTGGCCGAGCACCGCCCGAAGCTCTACATCACCAACGCCGCCCTGCACAACCCGACGGGCGCATCGATCTCGTTCGACGTAGCGCACCGGCTGCTGCGCCTCGCCGAGCGTTTCGAGCTCAAGATCATCGAGGACGACGTCTTCGCCGACTTCGAATCCCGCCCCTCTCCAAGGCTCGCCGCGCTCGATGGCCTCGAGCGGGTGATCCACACCGGCAGCTTCTCGAAGACCCTCTCCGCCTCGGTGCGGGTCGGCTACATCGCCGCGCGCGGAGAATGGATCGAGGGGCTGGTCGATTTGAAGCTCGCCACCGCGTTCGAGTCGGGGCACTTCTCCGCCGAGCTGCTGCATACCCTGCTCAGCAACGGCGCCTATCGCAAGCATATGGAGGGGCTGCGCAAACGGCTTTCGGACTCGATGGGCACCACGCTCGAGCGGCTGCGCCGGCTCGGTATCGAACCGTGGATCGAGCCACGCGGCGGGATGTTCGTCTGGTGCCAGCTGCCGGAGGGACTCGACGCTGGACGACTGGCCCAGCGAGCGTTGCAGCAGCAAGTGGTGCTAGCACCGGGCAACGTCTTCAGCCTGTCGCAGAGCGCCGGGCGCTTTCTGCGCTTCAATGTCGCCCAGTCGCAGTCGCCGAAGATCTATCACGCGCTGGAGGAAGCGATGGAGGCCCAGAGCCGCGTCTAG
- a CDS encoding diacylglycerol kinase, whose product MKSANTGFTRLLHSTRYSWYGLRSGWRFEEAFRLEVVLLVVLFPATFWLARSFTDWLLLVGSALLVLIVELLNSAIEAVVDRVGSEYHELSGRAKDLGSAAVLISALFAALVWGGLLLVRLGFAPFGG is encoded by the coding sequence ATGAAATCAGCTAACACCGGCTTCACTCGACTTCTTCATTCGACTCGCTACTCCTGGTACGGCCTGCGCTCCGGCTGGCGTTTCGAGGAGGCATTTCGGCTCGAGGTAGTACTGCTGGTGGTGCTGTTCCCCGCCACCTTCTGGCTCGCCCGCTCGTTCACCGACTGGCTGCTGCTGGTCGGCAGCGCGCTGCTGGTGCTGATCGTCGAGTTGCTCAACTCGGCGATCGAAGCCGTGGTCGATCGCGTCGGCAGCGAGTACCACGAGCTTTCCGGCAGGGCCAAGGATCTCGGCTCCGCCGCGGTACTGATCAGCGCGCTGTTCGCCGCCCTGGTATGGGGCGGGCTCTTGCTGGTGAGGCTCGGCTTCGCGCCGTTCGGCGGCTGA
- a CDS encoding acrylyl-CoA reductase family protein has translation MPLAPTHFRALLVDETAPRVRIERLPAQRLPDAAVILAVEYSALNYKDALAVSGRGKIVRRFPMVPGIDAAGRVIESNDPRYPEGSQVVATGWGIGERHWGGYAERMAVDPDWLVPLPEGLDARRAMLLGTAGLTAMLALLKLERAGIAADQGAVLVSGASGGVGAWAIALLAGAGYEVHALSGKPEQREWLRALGASEVLPREGFVDDVRPLGSTRWAAAVDNAGGEILSAILPRIRPEGAVAAIGLAAGMTLATTVAPFILRGVSLLGINSVETPYALRLEAWDRLARLPAARFAEIDAGTLTLDQLEQASNQMIEGKLHGRHLVVPG, from the coding sequence ATGCCCCTTGCCCCGACGCACTTTCGCGCCCTGCTCGTCGATGAAACCGCCCCGCGCGTGCGCATCGAGCGGCTGCCGGCCCAGCGGCTGCCCGACGCCGCAGTGATCCTCGCGGTGGAGTACTCTGCGCTCAACTACAAAGACGCCCTGGCGGTCAGCGGCCGCGGCAAGATCGTGCGCCGGTTTCCGATGGTACCGGGTATCGACGCGGCAGGCCGGGTGATCGAATCAAACGACCCGCGCTACCCGGAGGGTAGCCAGGTGGTGGCGACCGGCTGGGGCATCGGTGAGCGCCATTGGGGTGGCTATGCCGAGCGCATGGCCGTCGATCCCGACTGGCTGGTACCGCTGCCCGAGGGGCTCGACGCGCGTCGCGCGATGCTGCTCGGCACCGCCGGGCTGACCGCGATGCTCGCGCTGCTCAAGCTCGAGCGCGCCGGGATCGCCGCCGACCAGGGAGCGGTGCTGGTCAGCGGCGCCAGCGGCGGGGTCGGCGCCTGGGCGATCGCCCTGCTCGCAGGGGCAGGCTATGAGGTCCATGCACTCAGCGGCAAACCCGAGCAGCGAGAGTGGCTGCGCGCGCTCGGCGCCAGCGAAGTGCTGCCCCGCGAAGGATTCGTCGATGACGTACGTCCGCTCGGATCAACGCGCTGGGCAGCGGCGGTGGACAACGCCGGTGGCGAGATTCTCTCCGCCATCCTGCCGCGGATCCGCCCCGAGGGCGCGGTCGCGGCGATCGGACTCGCCGCGGGCATGACACTCGCCACCACAGTGGCTCCCTTCATCCTGCGCGGCGTATCGCTGCTCGGCATCAATAGCGTCGAAACCCCGTACGCCCTGCGCCTCGAGGCCTGGGACAGGCTCGCCAGGCTGCCCGCCGCCCGCTTCGCTGAGATCGACGCGGGCACGCTGACGCTCGACCAGCTCGAGCAGGCATCGAACCAGATGATCGAAGGCAAGCTGCATGGCCGCCACTTGGTCGTTCCTGGCTGA